In Oryza sativa Japonica Group chromosome 3, ASM3414082v1, one DNA window encodes the following:
- the LOC4334235 gene encoding BTB/POZ domain-containing protein At3g50840 has translation MQGRKMKSAREMAREEKNHHHHHHQQQQQQQSSSKGQAWFCTTGLPSDVVIEVGDMTFHLHKFPLMSRSKKLHDLITNRESRAAGGGEQDEEEEEDAGEIREEEVVLEVDEDSDVHRIRLPDFPGGAEAFEQAAKFCYGVKLDLTPATAAPLRCAAERLGMSDDHSDDNLISRADRFMSHTVLRNPRDAIRALRSCEGLLPLADDLGLVSRCVDAIAAKAAASTPTALFGWPINDAAAAAAAAAGDRPRRKNNAGAGATWFDDLAGLSLATFTRVIAAMKERNVGPEIIEGALIAYAKRSIPGLSRSGRHVGGATAAAAAAPSSDGEQKALLETVIANLPEETIKSNAHTGTAVGATTARVLFGLLRTTSILQASESARDMLERRIAARLPDAALDDLLIPSYSYLVETLYDVECVERIVRYFLEGRDADDGNDDGSELETPGREASRRAMLAVGRLMDAYLGEIAADANLKPDKFCDLAWALPDGARVYDDGLYRAVDIYLKAHPGLREEEKEKVSGVVDGRKLTLEACTHAAQNERLPLRTVVQVLFFEQLQLRRAIARTIMANEGGAAGQGEEEGDSDAGGTWRVATRGNQMLRLDMDSMRNRVQELERECTSMRKAIEKMDRRGGGSTPGERGATPAMEGRWGSMVTKRFGCKFPAQVCQSQQRTVVARPRRPRIEQSP, from the exons ATGCAGGGGAGGAAGATGAAGAGCGCGAGGGAGATGGCCAGGGAGGAGaagaatcatcatcatcatcatcatcagcagcagcagcagcagcaatcgaGCTCCAAAGGCCAAGCATG GTTCTGCACCACCGGACTCCCCAGCGACGTCGTGATCGAGGTCGGCGACATGACATTCCATCTCCACAAG TTCCCGTTAATGTCGAGGAGCAAGAAGCTCCACGACCTCATCACCAACAGGGAGTCGCGAGCTGCGGGCGGAGGAGAGcaagatgaggaggaggaggaggatgccggcgagatcagagaggaggaggtggtgctgGAGGTCGACGAGGACTCCGACGTGCACCGCATCCGCCTCCCGGACTTccccggcggcgcggaggcgttcGAGCAGGCGGCCAAGTTCTGCTACGGCGTCAAGCTGGACCtcacgccggccaccgccgcgccgctccgctGCGCCGCCGAGCGCCTCGGCATGTCCGACGACCACTCCGACGACAACCTCATCTCCCGCGCCGACAGGTTCATGTCCCACACCGTCCTGAGGAACCCCAGGGACGCCATCCGAGCCCTCAGGTCGTGCGAgggcctcctccccctcgccgacgacctcggccTCGTGTCACGCTGCgtcgacgccatcgccgccaaggccgccgcgtccacgcccACCGCACTGTTCGGTTGGCCCATcaacgatgccgccgccgccgccgccgccgccgccggcgaccgtccGCGCCGCAAGAAcaatgccggcgccggcgcgacgtggttcgacgacctcgccggcttGTCGCTGGCCACGTTCACCCGCGTCATTGCCGCCATGAAGGAGCGGAACGTCGGCCCGGAGATCATTGAAGGCGCTCTCATCGCCTACGCCAAGCGCTCCATCCCTGGGCTGTCGCGCTCCGGCCGCCATGtaggcggcgccaccgccgccgccgcggctgcgccGTCATCGGACGGCGAGCAGAAGGCGCTTCTGGAGACCGTCATCGCCAACCTCCCGGAGGAGACCATCAAGAGCAACGCCCACACCGGCACGGCCGTGGGCGCCACGACGGCGCGCGTCCTCTTCGGCCTCCTGCGCACGACGAGCATCCTACAGGCGTCGGAATCCGCCCGTGACATGCTCGAGCGGCGCATAGCCGCGAGGCTCCCCGACGCGGCCCTCGACGACCTGCTCATCCCGAGCTACTCCTACCTCGTCGAGACGCTCTACGACGTGGAGTGCGTCGAGCGCATCGTGCGCTACTTCCTCGAAGGCCGAGACGCcgacgacggcaacgacgacggcagcgagctGGAGACACCGGGCAGAGAGGCCAGCCGACGAGCCATGCTCGCCGTTGGGAGGCTGATGGATGCCTACCTGGGCGAGATCGCCGCAGATGCCAACCTGAAGCCGGACAAATTCTGTGACCTCGCCTGGGCATTGCCGGACGGCGCCCGCGTCTACGACGACGGCCTCTACCGTGCCGTCGACATCTATCTCAAG GCTCATCCTGGATTgagggaagaagagaaggagaaggtgaGCGGTGTCGTCGACGGCCGCAAGCTGACGCTAGAGGCATGCACGCACGCGGCGCAGAACGAGCGGCTGCCGCTGCGGACGGTGGTGCAGGTGCTCTTCTTCGAGCAGCTCCAGCTGCGTCGCGCCATTGCAAGGACAATCATGGCGAACGAAGGTGGAGCAGCTGGtcaaggggaggaagaaggcgacaGCGATGCCGGTGGAACATGGCGGGTGGCGACAAGGGGGAACCAAATGCTGAGGCTGGACATGGACAGCATGCGAAACCGGGTGCAGGAGCTGGAGCGTGAGTGCACAAGCATGAGGAAAGCCATTGAGAAGATGgaccggcgtggcggcggcagcacgcCAGGGGAGAGAGGAGCAACGCCGGCGATGGAAGGACGGTGGGGATCAATGGTGACGAAGCGGTTCGGGTGCAAGTTCCCGGCGCAGGTGTGCCAGTCACAGCAGCGCACGGTGGTggcgcggcctcgccggccaCGAATCGAGCAGAGCCCCTGA
- the LOC4334237 gene encoding cold-regulated 413 plasma membrane protein 2, with amino-acid sequence MGKGFMSYLAMKTDAAGGEAAQAALIDADLQELGVAARKLANHALVLGGGLGFGTTFLKWLAFFAAVYLLILDRTNWKTNMLTALLVPYIFFTLPGGLFSLLRGEIGKWIAIIAVILRLFFPRHFPDWLELPGAVILLIAVAPNLFASTFRGDLVGIFICLIIGCYLLQEHIRASGGFRNAFRKGNGVSNSIGILLLFIYPVWALVLNFL; translated from the exons ATGGGGAAGGGGTTCATGTCGTACCTGGCGATGAAGACGGacgcggcgggaggggaggcggcgcaggcggcgctgATCGACGCCGACCTGCAGGAGctgggcgtggcggcgcggaaGCTCGCCAACCACGCGctcgtcctcggcggcggcctcgggttCGGCACCACCTTCCTCAAGTGGCTCGCCTTCTTCGCCGCCGT GTACCTCCTGATATTGGATAGGACAAACTGGAAGACCAACATGCTGACCGCTCTCTTGGTCCCTTACATTTTCTTTACACTGCCTGGTGGGCTGTTCTCTCTGTTGAG GGGAGAAATTGGAAAATGGATTGCGATCATTGCTGTCATCCTTCGTCTCTTCTTTCCTCGCCATTTCCCTG ATTGGTTAGAGCTGCCTGGTGCTGTGATCCTTCTCATTGCTGTTGCCCCGAACCTGTTTGCGAGCACCTTCCGAGGCGACTTAGTTGGCATCTTCATATGCCTCATCATTGGATGCTACCTGCTTCAAGAGCACATCAGGGCGTCAGGTGGATTCAGGAACGCCTTCAGGAAGGGCAACGGAGTGTCCAACAGCATTGGCATCCTCTTGCTCTTCATCTACCCTGTCTGGGCCCTGGTGCTGAACTTTCTGTAG
- the LOC4334234 gene encoding thioredoxin-like protein HCF164, chloroplastic: MAVVASRCTGLLLPDLGASLAGFRRRRSTPASSLSFRPRRARRRLGSLSCIAPPDSAEPQTDEPAAKDDSTEDKAEASSASQDAGNPTFPNKDLSRRIALASTIGAVGLFAYQRLDFGGVSLKDLAANATPYEEALSNGKPTVVEFYADWCEVCRELAPDVYKVEQQYKDRVNFVMLNVDNTKWEQELDEFGVEGIPHFAFLDKEGNEEGNVVGRLPKQYFLDNVVALASGEPTVPHARVVGQFSSAESRKVHQVADPRSHG; the protein is encoded by the exons ATGGCGGTCGTGGCATCGAGGTGTACGGGGCTGCTCCTCCCCGACCTCGGCGCGAGCCTCGccggcttccgccgccgccgctcgacgcCGGCTTCTTCTCTCAGCTTCCGCCCGCGGCGGGCCCGTCGACGGCTCGGGTCCCTCTCCTGCATCGCGCCGCCCGATTCGGCGGAGCCGCAGACG GATGAGCCGGCCGCCAAAGATGACTCGACTGAAGATAAGGCTGAGGCAAGTAGTGCATCCCAGGATGCTGGAAATCCAACTTTTCCCAATAAAGATCTCAGCAGAAGGATAGCACTGGCCTCCACTATTGGAGCTGTGGGCCTCTTTGCATATCAAAGACTCGACTTTGGAGGCGTTTCTCTCAAAGATCTTGCAGCAAATGCTACACCGTATGAAGAG gCTCTCTCAAATGGCAAGCCCACTGTAGTTGAATTTTATGCAGACTGGTGTGAAGTTTGTCGAGAATTAGCACCAGATGTCTACAAAGTTGAGCAACAGTACAA GGACCGTGTCAACTTTGTCATGCTAAATGTTGACAACACAAAGTGGGAACAAGAGCTTGACGAGTTTGGAGTAGAAGGCATTCCTCATTTTGCCTTTCTGGACAAGGAGGGAAATGAGGAAGGCAATGTTGTTGGGAGACTTccaaaacaatattttcttGATAATGTGGTTGCTCTTGCTTCCGGTGAGCCCACTGTACCTCATGCACGGGTTGTTGGCCAATTCTCGAGTGCAGAATCCCGAAAAGTTCATCAAGTTGCTGATCCAAGAAGCCATGGCTAA
- the LOC4334236 gene encoding putative pentatricopeptide repeat-containing protein At5g52630: MLISPMLAAPPPPAAAASPRCRGFLPAAAATGSRRHRGGCRLLRRSAPPRVGAVTSTVRTRREEGRLDRDELRRLCQEPNPEAAVNLLDEMLVRGGAGALADLAPEEQAAVLQACGEARSLASLRRAHRLLSKSLPGIATPILHMISTLYCKLGARGDARRALEGASRPRGKDHEQEQEHGDEAKRREAYEKVRELHEEIRAAGYVPDTRYVLHDIDEDAKARALMYHSERLAIAFGLVSTPPGTPLRVIKNLRICGDCHNAVKLIAKVTGREIVVRDNKRFHHFKDGACSCGDYW; this comes from the coding sequence ATGCTAATATCTCCTatgctcgccgcgccgccccctccTGCAGCCGCTGCAAGCCCGCGCTGCCGCGGCTTCCTCCCGGCAGCTGCGGCGACGGGGAGTCGACGCCACCGGGGAGGGTGCCGCTTGCTTCGCCGCTCCGCACCTCCCAGGGTCGGCGCCGTCACGAGCACCGTACGAACGCGGCGTGAAGAGGGCCGCCTCGACCGTGACGAGCTCCGGAGGCTGTGCCAGGAGCCTAACCCGGAGGCAGCCGTTAACCTGCTCGACGAAATGCTCGTgcgaggcggcgctggcgcaTTGGCCGACCTCGCGCCGGAGGAGCAAGCCGCGGTTCTCCAGGCCTGCGGAGAGGCGCGGTCGCTGGCGTCGCTCAGGCGAGCGCACCGATTGCTGTCCAAGTCCCTGCCCGGGATCGCCACGCCCATCCTGCACATGATCTCCACGCTGTACTGCAAGCTCGGCGCCcgcggcgacgcgcggcgaGCACTCGAGGGAGCGTCGAGGCCGCGGGGGAAGGATCatgagcaggagcaggagcacgGCGACGAGGCGAAGAGGCGGGAGGCGTACGAGAAGGTGCGGGAGCTGCACGAGGAGATACGCGCGGCGGGGTACGTGCCGGACACCCGCTACGTGCTGCACGACATCGACGAGGACGCCAAGGCCCGCGCGCTCATGTACCACAGCGAGCGCCTCGCCATCGCGTTCGGGCTGGTCAGCACGCCACCGGGCACCCCGCTCCGCGTCATCAAGAACCTCCGCATCTGCGGTGACTGCCACAATGCCGTCAAGCTCATCGCCAAGGTCACCGGCCGCGAGATTGTCGTCAGGGACAACAAGCGCTTCCACCATTTCAAGGACGGCGCCTGCTCCTGCGGCGATTACTGGTGA